The bacterium region TGAACGTTACTGCATCTAAAATTCTGCCGAACAAAAAGTTCCGGTTCAATACTGCTCTTAACGGCGGAATAAGGGCTGTTTTTCCTGTTAAAAGCTTTGAAAAAGTAAATGTTTTCAGAACCGAACCGGTTTATCTTCTGCGAGCTCTTGCTGTGGGAGATATTGACGATTCAATAAATCTGGGTTGTCTTCATTTTACGGAAGAGGATATTGCGCTTCTGTCATTTGTATGCCCCGCAAAGATTGACCACGGTAAGAATTTAAGAAACGTATTAACTGAAATTGAGAAGGAAGGACTGTGAATTTTTTACGTTCCATTCTGAAAAAAAATGAAAAAGATTTTCAGCCGGGAGGAAAACTCCGGCGCCTTTTTCCTCTTTACGAGGCGCTGGACTCTTTTCTTTTTTCCACTGATGAAAGAACCCGGAGCGCTCCTCATGTAAGGGATTTTCTCGATTTTAAGAGAATGATGATAATGGTGGTTGTTGCAATGGTTCCGGCTGTAATTATGGCAT contains the following coding sequences:
- a CDS encoding NADH:ubiquinone reductase (Na(+)-transporting) subunit B (uses the energy from reduction of ubiquinone-1 to ubiquinol to move Na(+) ions from the cytoplasm to the periplasm), which produces MNFLRSILKKNEKDFQPGGKLRRLFPLYEALDSFLFSTDERTRSAPHVRDFLDFKRMMIMVVVAMVPAVIMA